A region of the Actinomycetota bacterium genome:
AGCGTCGCTCTGGCCGCGCGTACGCGGTTGTACAAGGCGGAGCGGCCACTCGATGTGAGTCGCGAACTCGTGCGGACCGAGGACTACGTGGCACAGGAGTTCGACGTCTCGGTGTCCGTTGGTGAAGCGGTGACGGTCGAGAAGGTCGTCGCCCTCTTCGGCTCCCGCGACAGGGCGATTCACGAACCCGGGTACGAGGCCCGCAATCATGTGAAGCGCTCAGGGGATTTCGCCGACTTGCTCGTGACCCACATTCTCGCGTGGGACCACCTGTGGCAGCGATTCGGCATCGAGGTCGAAACCGGGAACGGTGACGTCCAGTGCACGCTCAATCTGCACGTCTTCCACCTGCTGCAGACGGTCTCCCCCAACTCGGTCGATCTGGACGTGGGCGTCCCGGCCCGCGGCCTCCACGGGGAAGCGTACCGCGGACACATCTTCTGGGATGAGGTGTTCATCTTCCCGTACCTCACGCTACACATGCCCCGGCTCACCCGTGGCCTGCTGCAGTACCGCTTCCGTCGGCTGCCGAAGGCGCGGTGGCACGCCGCGGACGCAGGTTTCCGCGGGGCGCTCTTTCCATGGCAGAGCGGCAGCAACGGCGAGGAAGAGACGCAGGAGTGGCACCTCAATCCCCTCTCGGGCGAGTGGAGCCGCGACAACTCGCACCTGCAGCGCCACGTCGACATAGCCGTGGCCTACAGCGTGTGGAGGTACTACTCGGCAACGGGCGACGACGAGTTCATGGAGAACCAGGGAGCCGAGATGCTGCTCGAGGTGGCGGGATTCCTGGCCTCGCTCTGCGTGTACAACCGTACCGAGGACCGCTACGAAATCCTCGGCGTCATGGGACCCGACGAATACCAC
Encoded here:
- a CDS encoding glycoside hydrolase family 65 protein; the encoded protein is SVALAARTRLYKAERPLDVSRELVRTEDYVAQEFDVSVSVGEAVTVEKVVALFGSRDRAIHEPGYEARNHVKRSGDFADLLVTHILAWDHLWQRFGIEVETGNGDVQCTLNLHVFHLLQTVSPNSVDLDVGVPARGLHGEAYRGHIFWDEVFIFPYLTLHMPRLTRGLLQYRFRRLPKARWHAADAGFRGALFPWQSGSNGEEETQEWHLNPLSGEWSRDNSHLQRHVDIAVAYSVWRYYSATGDDEFMENQGAEMLLEVAGFLASLCVYNRTEDRYEILGVMGPDEYHDGYPDAPEPGVNNNAYTNVMAVWCLMRALSVFEVLPSRRRLELRERLGIGRDDL